The following coding sequences are from one Candidatus Nitrohelix vancouverensis window:
- a CDS encoding ATP-dependent Clp protease ATP-binding subunit, translating into MFKRFTERARKVIILAREEAELYRHEYLGTEHILQGVIKDGGGIAVAIIQKTGVDVAQLKKELEKNLPRSSNSLIIGDIPFTSRAKKVLEFAVEEARSLNHNYIGTEHLLLGLLKEKEGVACRVLNNFGLFFDDVKEKIIEMFKEPSESSKEVGKTPTLDEFSRDLTKMAIDGKLDPIIGRSKEIERVIQILSRRTKNNPVLIGEPGVGKTAIVEGLAQMVVEKEVPDTLFDKRVVSLDLGSLIAGTKYRGQFEARLKGIMKEITQNESVILFIDELHTLVGAGAAEGSVDASNMLKPALSRGEIQCIGATTLEEYRKYIEKNGALERRFQPIVVNPPTSDETIEIIKGLKVPYELHHRVKITDEAIVTAVRFADRYISDRFLPDKAIDVIDEAGSRVRLRKVTQSPEMKTIQKDIDEVVRDKKIRIENQEFEKAVELRDKEETLRDKLEAAKGKWESENEQAEPSITEEDIASVVSSMTGIPLSRIEEKESIRLLNMEQELGDKVVGQEEAIKVITRAIRRSRSGLKDARRPIGTFLFLGPTGIGKTELARMLAEFMFGNSDALIRLDMSEYMEKFNVSRLTGAPPGYVGYEEGGQLTEKVRRKPYSVILFDEIEKANPDVFHLLLQIMDEGRLTDSYGRVIDFKNTVIIMTSNISSRMLDKGTSLGFHKDNTELNYDKMQKDLKQDLRKTFNPEFLNRISETVVFRPLTLNHIVQILDIHLQQLNEELIQQGLTLEMSPEAKKWLAEKGYDKHFGARPLKRAMQKYLEDVLSDEMLKGRFKNGGHIEASLQGDELTFSEKSDTVNA; encoded by the coding sequence ATGTTTAAGCGATTCACTGAACGAGCCCGAAAAGTTATTATTCTTGCGCGAGAAGAAGCTGAACTTTATCGCCATGAATATCTGGGAACAGAGCATATCCTGCAAGGAGTCATCAAGGACGGCGGAGGGATTGCCGTTGCGATCATACAAAAGACGGGCGTGGATGTCGCCCAGTTGAAAAAAGAGCTGGAAAAGAATCTGCCTCGGAGTTCCAACTCCTTGATAATTGGCGATATTCCTTTTACTTCCCGAGCCAAGAAGGTTTTGGAATTTGCTGTGGAAGAAGCCCGCTCATTAAATCATAATTATATTGGCACGGAGCATCTGCTTCTTGGATTGCTGAAAGAGAAGGAAGGCGTTGCGTGTCGTGTGTTGAATAACTTTGGTCTGTTTTTTGATGATGTGAAGGAAAAAATCATTGAAATGTTTAAAGAACCTTCGGAGAGTTCAAAAGAAGTGGGAAAAACGCCTACATTGGATGAGTTCAGCAGGGATCTGACCAAGATGGCTATTGATGGGAAGCTCGATCCTATCATTGGTCGTTCTAAAGAAATTGAACGCGTGATTCAAATTCTGAGTCGACGGACGAAAAACAACCCCGTTTTGATTGGCGAACCGGGCGTCGGTAAAACCGCCATTGTCGAAGGCCTGGCGCAGATGGTGGTTGAAAAGGAAGTCCCCGACACTCTTTTTGACAAGCGCGTTGTCTCTCTCGATCTGGGTTCGTTGATCGCCGGAACCAAGTACCGCGGTCAGTTTGAAGCGCGGCTCAAAGGCATCATGAAAGAGATCACCCAGAATGAGTCGGTCATTTTGTTCATTGATGAATTGCACACCCTCGTTGGCGCGGGCGCGGCCGAAGGTTCGGTCGACGCTTCCAATATGCTGAAGCCCGCCTTGTCTCGCGGTGAAATCCAATGCATCGGCGCGACGACTCTGGAAGAGTATCGCAAATACATTGAGAAAAATGGAGCGCTGGAGCGACGTTTTCAACCGATCGTTGTCAATCCGCCGACATCTGACGAGACCATTGAGATCATCAAGGGACTCAAGGTTCCCTACGAGTTGCATCACCGCGTTAAAATCACCGATGAGGCGATCGTCACTGCGGTTCGATTTGCTGATCGCTACATCAGCGACCGGTTCTTGCCGGACAAGGCGATCGACGTGATCGATGAAGCGGGTTCTCGGGTGCGTTTGCGAAAAGTGACGCAATCTCCAGAGATGAAGACCATTCAGAAAGATATTGACGAAGTGGTTCGCGACAAGAAAATCAGGATCGAAAATCAGGAGTTCGAAAAAGCGGTGGAGCTTCGCGACAAAGAAGAAACCCTGCGCGACAAGCTGGAAGCGGCTAAAGGAAAATGGGAATCTGAAAATGAGCAGGCCGAACCTTCGATCACTGAAGAGGATATCGCCTCTGTCGTTTCGAGCATGACGGGTATTCCGCTGTCTCGAATCGAAGAGAAAGAAAGCATCCGTCTGTTGAATATGGAGCAGGAGTTGGGCGACAAGGTGGTCGGGCAGGAAGAGGCCATCAAGGTCATCACCCGCGCGATTCGACGTTCCCGTTCCGGTTTGAAAGACGCGCGCCGCCCCATCGGCACCTTCTTGTTTCTTGGGCCGACGGGTATTGGTAAAACGGAGTTGGCGCGTATGCTGGCCGAGTTCATGTTCGGCAATTCCGACGCCTTGATCCGACTCGATATGTCCGAGTATATGGAGAAATTCAACGTTTCTCGTTTGACCGGAGCGCCTCCAGGTTATGTGGGTTATGAAGAAGGCGGGCAGTTGACGGAAAAAGTGCGCCGCAAGCCTTACTCTGTCATCCTGTTTGACGAGATTGAAAAAGCCAACCCGGACGTGTTCCATTTGCTTCTCCAGATCATGGACGAGGGTCGGCTCACGGACAGCTATGGTCGGGTGATCGATTTCAAAAACACCGTCATCATCATGACTTCAAACATCAGTTCCCGTATGTTGGACAAAGGCACGTCCCTTGGTTTTCATAAGGACAACACCGAGCTCAACTACGACAAGATGCAGAAGGATTTGAAACAGGATCTGAGAAAAACTTTCAACCCGGAATTTCTCAATCGAATCAGCGAGACGGTTGTATTCCGACCGTTGACGCTCAATCACATTGTTCAAATTCTGGATATTCATCTCCAACAGCTGAATGAGGAATTGATCCAGCAGGGATTGACGCTGGAAATGTCTCCTGAGGCTAAAAAATGGTTGGCTGAAAAGGGTTACGACAAGCATTTTGGCGCCCGCCCGTTGAAACGCGCCATGCAAAAGTACCTTGAAGATGTGCTCTCCGACGAAATGCTCAAAGGGCGTTTCAAGAACGGCGGACATATTGAAGCCAGCTTGCAGGGAGATGAGCTCACCTTTTCAGAGAAAAGCGATACGGTAAACGCTTGA
- a CDS encoding D-glycerate dehydrogenase translates to MKPIVTVTNKFPEAGLKRLETKCELRVNQTETPPSAAELERAVAESEALITYLSDRISADMIKGARNLKIIANYGAGFNNIDVAAASAKQIWVTNTPSVLHETTADLTWAMILGAARRIIPADRFAREGRFKGWYADLFLGSDVFGKTLGVVGCGEIGRAVARRAVGFEMRVLYCQRNRLSLEEEVRLNAEYVPLERLIQESDFITLHVPLTDETRNMIGEKEFAMMKPGAYLIQAARGQVVDDKALLSALKEGRIAGAALDVYEKEPEITEGMAELDNLMLLPHIGSASVETRDRMAVLVADNVLDALAEKRPRSLVPGWKKV, encoded by the coding sequence GTGAAACCTATCGTAACCGTTACGAACAAATTCCCGGAAGCCGGGTTGAAGCGTTTGGAGACGAAATGCGAACTGCGCGTCAACCAGACGGAAACGCCGCCGAGCGCGGCGGAACTCGAGCGGGCCGTCGCTGAAAGCGAAGCCCTCATCACCTACTTATCGGACCGAATCAGCGCGGACATGATTAAAGGGGCGCGCAATTTGAAAATAATCGCCAATTACGGCGCGGGATTCAACAATATCGACGTCGCGGCGGCCTCGGCCAAACAGATATGGGTGACCAATACCCCCAGCGTTTTGCACGAGACCACCGCAGATTTGACCTGGGCGATGATTTTGGGCGCGGCGCGGCGCATTATTCCCGCCGATCGTTTTGCCCGCGAGGGGCGTTTCAAGGGCTGGTACGCTGATTTGTTCCTGGGTTCCGACGTTTTCGGTAAAACCCTGGGCGTGGTGGGTTGCGGCGAGATCGGCCGAGCCGTCGCCCGGCGGGCTGTCGGTTTTGAGATGCGCGTGCTGTATTGCCAGAGGAATCGTCTGTCGCTCGAAGAAGAGGTGCGCTTGAACGCGGAATATGTGCCGCTGGAGCGTTTGATTCAGGAATCCGATTTCATCACGCTTCATGTGCCTTTAACCGATGAGACAAGAAACATGATCGGCGAGAAGGAATTCGCCATGATGAAGCCGGGCGCCTACCTGATTCAGGCCGCGCGAGGCCAGGTGGTCGATGACAAAGCCCTGCTTTCTGCCTTGAAAGAAGGCAGGATCGCCGGAGCCGCCCTCGACGTTTATGAAAAGGAGCCAGAGATCACCGAGGGCATGGCGGAACTCGATAATCTCATGCTATTGCCGCATATCGGCAGCGCCAGCGTGGAGACGCGCGACCGCATGGCTGTTTTGGTTGCCGATAACGTGCTCGACGCGCTGGCAGAGAAGCGTCCGCGCTCTCTGGTGCCGGGCTGGAAAAAAGTCTAA
- a CDS encoding B12-binding domain-containing radical SAM protein: MKILFLVPPEILSLESSVPRALEGGKGYYPKLGLLYVAGYYMRATGNEARFIDCPPEGVDEEELLWRVKEYQPDMVAMSIMTFNLLDALRASRRIKQTLASVKVCLGGPHVNLYPKETLSQPEIDYVVFGEGETIFTRLATTLEHKGAKAEELEQINGLGWMRGDEAVVNPAETERIDLNELAFPARSLVDMGQYNHLISEGRQFFTIQATRGCPAACSFCDIRKTQFRMRSPENIVREIEELADQGVDDLFFVDDTITIDKKNLMNTLALMIQRGVKINYKISARVDTINPELLAALKRSGCYRIHYGIESATQRHLSYLQKGQTPEKIERACKWTRDAGIGFFAYMMIGIPYETKAEMMHTVEFAKRLKPDYAQFSICTPYPKTELYFQMLSEGIVEEDYWQRFAENPSPDFKIRFWNRDFSELELRDIQDECHARFYRSPTYIMKQIAKVKSWSDFTAKARMGTKILTSRLTAGN, from the coding sequence ATGAAAATTTTATTTCTCGTCCCGCCTGAGATTTTATCTCTCGAATCTTCCGTTCCGCGCGCCCTTGAAGGGGGCAAAGGCTATTATCCGAAGCTCGGCCTGCTCTACGTCGCCGGATATTACATGCGCGCAACGGGCAACGAGGCGCGTTTCATCGACTGCCCGCCGGAAGGCGTGGACGAAGAGGAACTGCTCTGGCGCGTCAAGGAATACCAGCCGGACATGGTGGCCATGAGCATCATGACCTTCAACCTGCTGGACGCCCTGCGCGCCTCGCGCCGCATCAAACAAACGCTGGCATCGGTAAAAGTCTGCCTGGGCGGCCCGCACGTCAATCTCTACCCGAAAGAAACCCTGAGCCAGCCGGAAATTGATTACGTCGTCTTCGGCGAGGGCGAGACCATTTTCACGCGGCTTGCCACGACGCTGGAACACAAGGGGGCAAAAGCAGAAGAACTCGAACAGATAAACGGGCTGGGTTGGATGCGCGGCGATGAAGCGGTGGTCAACCCTGCCGAAACCGAACGCATCGACCTGAACGAGCTGGCCTTCCCGGCGCGCAGTCTGGTGGACATGGGACAATACAACCACCTCATCAGCGAGGGTCGCCAGTTTTTCACGATTCAGGCGACGCGTGGATGCCCGGCGGCTTGCTCCTTCTGCGATATCCGCAAAACCCAGTTCCGCATGCGCTCGCCGGAAAACATCGTGCGAGAAATTGAAGAACTCGCCGATCAGGGCGTCGACGATCTGTTTTTCGTGGACGACACCATCACCATCGACAAAAAGAATCTGATGAACACGCTGGCGCTCATGATCCAGCGCGGCGTGAAAATCAATTACAAGATTTCAGCGCGGGTCGACACCATCAACCCGGAATTGCTGGCGGCGCTCAAACGCTCGGGCTGCTACCGCATTCATTACGGCATCGAATCCGCCACGCAACGGCATCTGAGCTATCTGCAAAAGGGACAAACGCCGGAGAAAATCGAACGCGCCTGCAAATGGACGCGCGACGCGGGCATCGGCTTTTTCGCCTATATGATGATCGGCATCCCTTACGAAACCAAAGCGGAGATGATGCACACCGTCGAGTTCGCCAAACGCCTCAAACCCGATTACGCGCAATTCTCCATCTGCACGCCTTACCCCAAGACGGAGCTTTATTTTCAAATGCTGAGCGAAGGCATCGTCGAAGAGGACTACTGGCAGAGATTCGCCGAGAACCCCTCGCCCGATTTCAAAATCCGTTTCTGGAACCGGGATTTCTCCGAACTGGAACTGCGCGACATACAGGACGAATGCCACGCGCGATTTTACCGAAGCCCGACCTATATCATGAAGCAGATCGCCAAGGTCAAATCCTGGTCCGACTTCACCGCCAAGGCGCGTATGGGAACCAAAATCCTGACCAGCCGACTGACCGCCGGCAACTGA
- a CDS encoding radical SAM protein — MLRIHEIYKSIQGESTYAGLPCIFVRLTGCNLRCQWCDTTQAFYGGVDKTVEAVLEETERLDAPLVEITGGEPLLQAEVYPLMQSLLDRGQRVLLETSGSLSIEKVPQAVVKIVDMKCPASGEAEKNHYDNLKLLAPHDEVKFVIADRKDYEWSRDLVKQYALHSNPVLFSPVFDQLAPRTLAEWILEDKLQVRLQSQLHKIIWDKNAVGV, encoded by the coding sequence ATGTTGAGAATCCACGAAATCTACAAAAGCATTCAGGGCGAATCCACCTATGCGGGACTGCCCTGTATCTTTGTGCGCCTGACCGGTTGCAACCTGCGTTGCCAATGGTGCGACACGACTCAGGCCTTCTACGGCGGCGTCGACAAAACCGTCGAAGCGGTTCTTGAAGAAACAGAACGACTCGACGCGCCCCTGGTCGAGATCACCGGCGGCGAACCCTTACTGCAAGCCGAGGTTTATCCCTTGATGCAATCCTTACTGGATCGCGGCCAACGCGTCCTGCTCGAAACCAGCGGCTCGCTTTCCATTGAAAAAGTCCCGCAGGCCGTCGTCAAAATCGTCGACATGAAATGCCCTGCCAGCGGCGAAGCGGAAAAAAATCATTACGACAATCTCAAATTGCTGGCACCGCACGACGAAGTCAAATTCGTCATCGCCGACCGCAAGGACTACGAATGGAGCCGGGATTTGGTGAAACAATACGCGCTCCACTCCAATCCTGTCCTGTTCTCTCCCGTGTTCGACCAGCTCGCCCCGCGAACTCTCGCCGAATGGATTCTTGAAGACAAACTGCAAGTGCGTCTGCAATCGCAACTGCACAAAATCATCTGGGACAAAAACGCCGTCGGAGTTTGA
- the mutY gene encoding A/G-specific adenine glycosylase → MPPYTKLHKKLLAWYQSEKRDLPWRQSNDPYAIWVSEIMLQQTQVKTVLPYYQRWMQRFPNVRSLADAPEPQVLKLWEGLGYYSRARNMKKAAREILDRFAGQVPNTSKDLLSLPGIGRYTAGAILSIAFEERAPILDGNVKRVLSRLFRINENGKTSAGEKILWARAEEILPQKNIGDFNQSLMELGASICLPQQPLCLLCPLRDLCEVSATGEQALYPPPKPSAPAKKIEVSAVVLIRRGKVYIQQRPQKGLMGGLWEFPGGKIEAGETPEECAVRETREELGLEIQLKEKWMTIRHSYTQFRVTLHVFEAKAQGGRIRATQCEQWKWVRPEELESYPFPAANVKIVNRLTQNTS, encoded by the coding sequence ATGCCGCCCTACACAAAACTGCACAAGAAACTGCTCGCATGGTACCAGAGCGAAAAACGCGATCTGCCCTGGCGCCAGTCCAACGACCCCTACGCCATCTGGGTTTCGGAGATCATGTTGCAACAGACGCAGGTCAAAACGGTTCTGCCTTATTACCAGCGCTGGATGCAACGCTTCCCGAATGTGAGGAGTCTGGCCGACGCGCCGGAGCCTCAGGTCTTGAAGCTGTGGGAAGGACTCGGCTATTATTCGCGCGCGCGCAATATGAAGAAAGCGGCTCGGGAGATTCTTGACCGCTTCGCGGGACAGGTTCCCAACACCTCGAAGGACTTGTTGTCGCTTCCGGGAATCGGGCGTTACACGGCGGGAGCGATTCTCAGCATCGCCTTTGAAGAACGCGCCCCCATTCTCGACGGCAACGTCAAGCGCGTATTGTCCCGCCTGTTCCGCATCAACGAAAACGGCAAGACCTCAGCCGGAGAAAAAATTCTCTGGGCCAGAGCCGAAGAGATTTTGCCGCAAAAAAATATTGGCGATTTCAACCAGAGCCTGATGGAACTGGGCGCATCCATCTGTCTGCCGCAACAACCCCTGTGCCTGCTCTGCCCCTTGCGCGATCTCTGCGAAGTCAGCGCGACGGGAGAACAGGCCTTGTATCCGCCGCCCAAACCGTCCGCCCCTGCGAAAAAAATCGAAGTGAGCGCCGTGGTTCTCATACGACGCGGCAAGGTCTATATTCAGCAGAGGCCCCAGAAGGGATTGATGGGCGGACTCTGGGAATTCCCCGGCGGCAAGATCGAAGCGGGCGAAACGCCGGAAGAATGCGCTGTCAGGGAAACGCGTGAAGAATTGGGACTAGAGATTCAACTGAAAGAAAAATGGATGACGATTCGACACAGCTACACGCAATTCCGGGTCACCCTCCACGTCTTCGAAGCGAAAGCGCAGGGCGGTCGAATCCGCGCCACGCAATGCGAGCAATGGAAATGGGTTCGACCTGAAGAGTTAGAATCGTACCCCTTTCCCGCCGCTAATGTTAAAATTGTAAACAGGCTGACTCAGAATACATCCTGA
- a CDS encoding cation transporter: MIKSLKQDLGIRAIAAGVIGNVILSIIKFIAGILGNSAAMIADAVHSLSDLLTDGVAGFTYKISQIPKDENHPYGHGRAETLGSVLIGIIIAGVGVGLVFEAWEKIASDTLTPPTWLALGAAVVSIAIKEGLFHYTLRIGDAMNSPSLKANAWHHRSDAVSSFAALLGIGGAMAGFPILDPIAAGAVSLMIFYAGYKICAQGVNELMDESIGDETLARIEDIVRNTQGIVDFHELRTRTVGGEIFLDVNILVSPRITVSEGHHIAETLRRSLINEFENLGEALIHVDAEDDSSIESINNLSREEIESYVDPILKEEKAILQKTGMHVHYLKGKHTLEIKVRVTPDKTVAEIKTIFNDLRTRLRRIDRVGDARLYVDTASEESSGK; this comes from the coding sequence ATGATCAAATCACTCAAACAGGACCTGGGAATCCGAGCCATCGCCGCAGGCGTGATCGGCAACGTCATCCTTTCCATTATCAAGTTCATTGCGGGAATTCTCGGCAACAGCGCCGCCATGATCGCAGACGCGGTTCATTCCCTGTCCGACTTGCTGACCGACGGAGTCGCGGGCTTCACCTACAAGATCAGCCAGATTCCGAAAGATGAGAATCATCCTTACGGGCACGGTCGCGCGGAGACGCTGGGAAGCGTTTTGATCGGGATCATCATCGCAGGAGTCGGCGTCGGCCTGGTCTTTGAGGCCTGGGAAAAAATCGCGTCCGATACCCTGACGCCGCCCACCTGGCTTGCCCTGGGCGCCGCTGTCGTTTCCATCGCCATCAAGGAAGGTCTGTTCCACTACACCCTGCGCATCGGCGACGCCATGAACAGCCCTTCGCTGAAGGCCAACGCCTGGCACCATCGCTCCGACGCGGTGTCTTCCTTCGCCGCTTTGCTGGGCATCGGCGGCGCCATGGCGGGTTTCCCCATCCTCGACCCCATCGCGGCCGGCGCCGTGTCCCTGATGATTTTTTACGCGGGCTACAAAATTTGCGCGCAAGGCGTGAACGAACTCATGGACGAATCCATAGGCGATGAAACGCTGGCGCGCATCGAAGACATCGTCAGGAACACGCAAGGCATTGTTGATTTTCATGAACTGAGAACACGGACCGTCGGCGGAGAAATTTTTCTCGACGTCAACATTCTGGTGAGTCCGCGCATCACCGTTTCAGAAGGACATCACATCGCGGAAACCCTGCGCAGGAGTCTGATCAACGAGTTCGAGAATTTGGGAGAGGCCTTGATACATGTCGACGCGGAAGACGACAGCTCAATAGAATCCATCAACAATCTGTCGCGCGAAGAGATTGAGAGTTACGTCGATCCGATCCTGAAAGAAGAAAAAGCCATTCTGCAAAAAACCGGAATGCACGTCCATTACCTGAAGGGGAAGCATACGCTGGAAATCAAGGTGAGAGTGACGCCGGATAAAACCGTCGCCGAAATCAAAACGATATTCAATGATCTGAGAACGCGATTGCGTCGAATCGATCGAGTCGGAGACGCCCGTCTCTATGTAGATACCGCCTCAGAAGAGTCGTCGGGGAAATAG
- a CDS encoding cupin domain-containing protein, with protein sequence MSPKDEVYFVDPENSPSFVLKGIRIEQLLPREACRQFSAYRVHIQPGEVKKASFHKNGEELYYVVAGLGSATLGEKDYALRPGCFFRVPPGVLHAFKAEGEALDLLNFHSPPVFSDHDTYFPDDSSEAVST encoded by the coding sequence ATGTCGCCGAAGGATGAAGTCTATTTTGTCGATCCGGAAAACTCCCCTTCATTTGTATTGAAGGGGATCCGTATCGAGCAATTGCTCCCTCGTGAAGCCTGTCGGCAATTTTCCGCCTACCGGGTGCATATTCAACCGGGCGAGGTCAAGAAAGCCAGCTTTCATAAAAACGGCGAAGAATTGTATTACGTGGTCGCGGGTTTGGGTTCGGCGACTCTGGGTGAGAAAGACTACGCGCTTCGACCGGGATGTTTTTTTCGAGTGCCGCCCGGCGTTCTGCACGCCTTCAAAGCCGAAGGCGAGGCCCTGGACCTGCTGAATTTTCACAGCCCGCCGGTGTTCTCAGACCACGATACCTATTTCCCCGACGACTCTTCTGAGGCGGTATCTACATAG
- a CDS encoding deoxyhypusine synthase (transforms a conserved lysine residue of initiation factor 5A into deoxyhypusine) produces the protein MVDKKILLPEGGFSPEEQARKDELLSERIAPVDYSKVKSVADLVESFQSTSIQARNIGLTAGVFQKMLTDEERPTIILGMAGPLIAAGLRTVIRDLVANNMVDAIVSTGAILYQDFYGALGGGHYYGSPNADDTKLRDLLINRIYDTYVDDELFVEYDSVIARYADTLKPGSYSSREFIHGLSETIDDEGSILVAARKKGIPIFCPALNDSSIGIGLTEHYYHARKNGRTPILIDSIRDNYELTQLVVASPRTSAFYVAGGVPKNYINDSVVMSYIFGKDTGGHKYALQLTTDSPHWGGLSGSTLAEAQSWGKVNKEANFAMAFVEPSVSLPLLYGYAFQRGYHKGRKGLKYEWEGDVLKSMSVAD, from the coding sequence ATGGTAGATAAAAAAATCTTGCTACCCGAGGGCGGCTTTTCACCTGAAGAGCAGGCGCGCAAGGACGAGTTGTTGAGTGAAAGAATCGCGCCCGTTGATTACAGTAAGGTCAAGAGCGTTGCCGATCTGGTGGAGAGCTTTCAATCGACATCCATTCAGGCGCGTAATATTGGGTTGACGGCTGGCGTGTTTCAGAAAATGCTGACGGACGAAGAACGTCCGACCATCATTCTGGGAATGGCCGGTCCTTTGATCGCCGCGGGTTTGCGCACAGTCATTCGCGACCTTGTGGCGAACAATATGGTCGATGCGATCGTATCCACAGGCGCCATTTTATATCAGGATTTCTATGGCGCATTGGGCGGCGGACATTATTATGGCAGTCCCAACGCCGACGACACCAAATTACGCGATTTGCTGATCAATCGTATTTACGACACCTATGTCGACGATGAATTGTTCGTCGAATACGATTCCGTCATTGCCAGGTATGCGGACACTCTGAAACCGGGAAGCTATTCGAGTCGCGAGTTCATCCACGGCCTTTCCGAGACAATCGACGACGAGGGTTCCATTCTGGTTGCGGCGCGCAAAAAAGGCATTCCCATTTTCTGTCCAGCTCTCAACGATTCCAGCATTGGCATTGGTCTTACCGAGCATTATTATCATGCGCGTAAAAATGGCAGAACGCCGATCCTGATCGATTCGATTCGAGACAACTATGAATTGACGCAACTCGTCGTTGCATCGCCACGCACCTCCGCCTTTTATGTGGCGGGCGGCGTGCCCAAAAACTACATCAATGACTCTGTGGTGATGTCCTATATCTTCGGCAAGGACACGGGCGGGCACAAATACGCCTTGCAGTTGACGACGGATTCGCCGCACTGGGGCGGGCTGAGCGGCAGTACGCTGGCGGAAGCGCAGTCCTGGGGCAAGGTCAATAAAGAGGCCAATTTTGCGATGGCTTTTGTCGAACCGAGCGTTTCGCTTCCCCTGCTCTATGGCTACGCCTTCCAGCGCGGTTATCACAAGGGACGCAAGGGCCTGAAATACGAGTGGGAAGGCGATGTCCTGAAAAGCATGTCTGTCGCTGACTGA
- a CDS encoding peroxiredoxin has product MLAVGTQAPDFSVKDHNGNTVNLKDFQGKKVVMWFYPKADTPGCTIEGKGFRDDYEKFVQGNTAVLGVSVDGVEANNAFAQKFSFPYPLLCDESKEISLAYHAVKSKDDGYASRITYVIDEQGKIKEAIESVDTGSHSSDLCSRL; this is encoded by the coding sequence ATGCTCGCAGTGGGAACGCAGGCTCCAGATTTTTCAGTGAAAGACCATAATGGCAATACGGTGAACCTGAAGGACTTTCAAGGCAAGAAAGTCGTGATGTGGTTTTACCCGAAAGCCGATACGCCCGGTTGCACCATAGAGGGCAAGGGTTTTAGAGACGATTACGAAAAATTTGTTCAGGGTAATACCGCCGTTCTCGGCGTCAGCGTCGATGGCGTCGAAGCCAATAACGCCTTTGCGCAGAAATTTTCTTTCCCTTATCCGCTGTTGTGTGATGAGAGCAAGGAAATTTCTCTCGCCTATCATGCCGTCAAATCGAAAGACGACGGCTATGCGTCGCGCATCACCTATGTGATTGACGAACAAGGTAAAATAAAGGAAGCGATCGAAAGCGTCGACACCGGCAGTCATTCCTCCGACCTCTGCTCCCGCCTGTAA